The following proteins are encoded in a genomic region of Henckelia pumila isolate YLH828 unplaced genomic scaffold, ASM3356847v2 CTG_298:::fragment_3, whole genome shotgun sequence:
- the LOC140870920 gene encoding IQ domain-containing protein IQM1-like, whose protein sequence is MGWSISFLLSPWNEILRSKIFDVMDTVETVIARSLSFGSKDGEVMRRTFSFHGDEELERSSRPDTRMLNTHVPLKGLVVVNKSNIYSEFLNEKDRESTNEPEPARFSPPILDHGFSSPRPVPMEEFDAAAIKLQKVYKSYRTRRNLADCAVVVEELWWKTLDAAALARSSISFFNKNEQETAASRWYRARRRAAKVGKGLLQDERAQKLALHHWLEAIDPRHRYGRNLHLYFDVWSDKKSFQPFFYWLDVGEGKEVDLSSCPRADLQRQCIQYLGPKERESYEVRIEEGKLVYKQSGSLLNSDEDSKWIFVLSTSRTLYVGKKKKGVFQHSSFLSGGATTSAGRLIVANGILKALWRHSGHYLPTEDNFKEFISFLEEHHVDMTNVEICSSYDNDNKPATEYDHLEAATVTTAEIHKGGMQINTENIDAPKLDLTKTLSRNWSSGVGPRIGCVRDYPMELQCQALEKVSLSPTVNFSPRYSKSSPPIPSPRPSPKIRVSPRLSNMGLPSPRVV, encoded by the exons ATGGGGTGGtcaatttcttttcttttatcacCATGGAATGAGATCTTACGAAGCAAGATATTCGATGTTATGGATACCGTAGAAACTGTGATCGCAAGATCTTTAAGCTTTGGAAGTAAAGATGGAGAGGTGATGCGTAGAACATTTAGTTTCCATGGGGACGAAGAGTTGGAGAGGAGCTCAAGACCAGATACACGGATGTTAAATACACATGTTCCTTTAAAGGGATTGGTAGTAGTTAACAAGTCGAATATTTATTCtgaatttttaaatgaaaaGGATCGTGAATCAACTAACGAGCCAGAGCCGGCCAGATTTTCTCCTCCGATTTTGGATCATGGGTTTTCTTCTCCTAGACCGGTACCTATGGAGGAGTTTGATGCTGCTGCAATAAAGCTGCAGAAAGTATACAAGAGTTACCGGACTCGAAGAAATCTTGCAGATTGTGCTGTTGTGGTTGAAGAGCTCTG gtGGAAAACATTAGATGCTGCTGCTCTGGCTCGTAGCTCGATTTCATTCTTCAACAAAAATGAACAAGAAACTGCTGCGTCACGCTGGTATCGTGCAAGGAGGAGAGCTGCTAAG GTTGGCAAGGGGTTATTGCAGGATGAGAGAGCGCAGAAATTAGCTCTGCATCACTGGCTTGAAGCT ATCGATCCCCGTCATCGCTATGGACGTAACTTACACTTGTATTTCGATGTATGGTCGGACAAGAAAAGTTTCCAACCTTTCTTCTACTG GCTGGACGTTGGAGAGGGAAAGGAAGTTGATCTTTCTAGCTGCCCCCGAGCCGACCTTCAACGACAATGTATCCAGTATCTCGGGCCT AAAGAGAGGGAATCATATGAAGTGAGAATTGAAGAAGGGAAACTAGTGTACAAACAAAGTGGGAGTCTCTTGAACTCAGATGAAGATTCAAAATGGATTTTTGTCCTCAGCACGTCTAGAACTTTGTACGTGGGGAAGAAAAAGAAAGGCGTTTTTCAGCACTCGAGTTTTCTTTCTGGTGGGGCTACAACATCAGCCGGCAGATTGATTGTTGCCAATGGCATTCTTAAG GCATTATGGCGTCACAGCGGCCACTATCTTCCAACAGAAGACAATTTTAAAGAATTCATCAGCTTCTTAGAGGAACACCATGTTGATATGACTAATGTTGAG ATATGTTCCAGTTATGACAATGACAATAAACCAGCTACCGAATATGATCACTTGGAAGCTGCCACAGTAACAACAGCCGAAATTCATAAAGGCGGTATGCAAATCAATACAGAAAATATCGATGCACCAAAACTCGACCTCACCAAAACATTATCACGCAACTGGAGCAGTGGTGTCGGCCCCCGAATTGGGTGTGTTAGGGACTACCCGATGGAGCTTCAATGCCAGGCACTTGAAAAAGTCAGTCTATCCCCCACTGTTAATTTTTCTCCACGATATTCAAAGAGTAGCCCTCCAATCCCTTCCCCTCGGCCGAGCCCGAAGATTAGAGTGTCGCCTAGACTTTCAAATATGGGGCTTCCTAGCCCAAGAGTTGTGTAG